Proteins from one Ricinus communis isolate WT05 ecotype wild-type chromosome 9, ASM1957865v1, whole genome shotgun sequence genomic window:
- the LOC8268673 gene encoding uncharacterized protein LOC8268673: MSDAMEQALNDLEKFCKHSGCSLQKRLSFHIEHLGKSLNQRNRCKPATLRTWLENQRVVVEPVPVPSGVSSTYRLAAVMRSMFRGFLKEYRTLYLQGKAHGRITLDNIVVYDQATMAIMLINGQDLDGNIQTYKADFAAIADVLREMLGRRHCPKDLEHFLAIITREELPTGMIEAFVFNHPTFWSSNEIVRNITAIRLSYIQCGTLKQIEFTKAALQIPTEITVNWQSKVKESPTYEAVLANSPTKYGEFVDGLALFIFFRNALQHARKVYPNLKQNDIENELYGLFPDFMAHFIEKTYGIADVREICGR; encoded by the exons ATGAGTGATGCCATGGAGCAAGCATTAAATGACCTTGAAAAGTTTTGCAAACATTCTGGGTGTTCACTTCAGAAACGTCTCTCCTTTCACATTGAGCACCTGGGAAAAAGTCTCAATCAGAGAAAC CGCTGTAAACCTGCTACTTTAAGGACTTGGTTAGAGAATCAGAGGGTGGTAGTTGAGCCTGTTCCAGTGCCAAGTGGTGTAAGCTCAACATATCGTCTTGCAGCTGTTATGAGATCTATGTTCAG AGGATTTCTGAAAGAATATAGGACTCTTTATCTACAAGGGAAAGCTCATGGGAGAATAACATTAGATAATATAGTTGTATATGATCAAGCGACAATGGCTATAATGCTTATCAATGGCCAGGACCTTGATGGGAACATTCAAACCTATAAGGCTGATTTTGCTGCAATAGCGGATGTTTTAAGAGAGATGCTTGGACGACGCCACTGTCCTAAGGACTTGGAACATTTTTTAGCTATTATCACTAGAGAAGAACTGCCTACTGG CATGATTGAAGCCTTTGTTTTCAATCACCCAACTTTTTGGAGTAGCAATGAGATAGTTCGGAACATTACTGCTATAAGATTGAGTTATATCCAATGCGGAACTTTGAAGCAAATTGAGTTTACAAAAGCTGCATTGCAGATTCCAACTGAGATCACTGTTAATTGGCAGTCAAAAGTAAAAGAATCTCCAACATACGAGGCAGTTTTAGCTAATAGTCCAACAAAATATGGTGAATTTGTTGATGGACTagctttgtttatttttttcaggAATGCTTTACAGCATGCCCGTAAG GTATACCCTAATTTGAAGCAAAACGACATTGAAAATGAACTCTACGGCCTTTTTCCTGATTTTATGGCGCATTTTATAGAGAAAACTTATGGCATTGCTGATGTGCGAG aaatttgCGGGAGATAG
- the LOC8280820 gene encoding uncharacterized protein LOC8280820 isoform X2 has protein sequence MRFKNLNFIRRIYGASKKRPNLNKNLQNDNQLLAPADRSLIEEGIFADCVMVSQTTKPSSSSTVMLFMGLDYLRVADVSNDSTNNVTCLAKLKRNSLPKFTGYVVLDSKLYVIGGDFIIDGGGLILDPQKNVPTYSREVWIYDLSNKDGVWERGPRLNGGKPKPLIVAVNGKIYVIAGTCGYHRPLDGLEILDPVFEVLDVQSGVWSKLSDPPFRYAYDYALFPEFLFHVVVGNVLYLGVNLPVYEGGDSNGVDRVFWFDLIREKWCDYDYDYTNFRSSYPVVVRNMSSFGWDCSGDVFDGKLYMLQTATKPAVFCVYDLRKVDFWSRDDNLSLELDESVHDAELDNFKFSCNLGEGNEGKEEKEAMQKAKEQDVNPAYKHRIGRCIPHLVTGLDKILTKLPSDGLTSWHLVPLDEKGCVFRLVCFFVSELSQNHFVLLSTFELEQTPTSLHARKVTYTTTSISDCWGLPILCWKIYK, from the exons ATGAGAttcaaaaatttgaatttcataAGGCGGATCTATGGTGCCTCCAAGAAGAGGCCAAATCTAAACAAAAACCTACAAAATGATAATCAGTTATTAGCGCCGGCAGATAGGAGTCTGATAGAAGAAGGAATTTTTGCAGATTGTGTTATGGTATCACAGACAACAAAGCCCTCTTCCTCCTCAACTGTTATGCTGTTTATGGGGCTTGATTATTTACGTGTAGCTGATGTCTCTAACGACAGCACCAATAACGTAACCTGCTTAGCAAAATTAAAGCGTAATTCTCTCCCTAAATTCACAGGATATGTTGTTTTAGACTCTAAACTCTATGTTATCGGCGGCGACTTCATCATTGATGGTGGTGGACTTATACTTGATCCTCAAAAAAATGTTCCTACATATTCACGTGAAGTCTGGATCTATGATCTTAGCAACAAGGATGGGGTTTGGGAGAGGGGTCCACGTTTAAACGGAGGTAAGCCAAAACCTTTAATTGTAGCAGTGAATGGTAAGATTTATGTCATCGCTGGTACTTGTGGATATCATAGACCGTTGGATGGTTTAGAAATTCTAGACCCGGTATTTGAGGTACTTGATGTTCAATCTGGGGTTTGGTCAAAACTATCTGACCCGCCATTTCGTTATGCATACGATTATGCTCTGTTTCCTGAGTTTTTGTTTCATGTTGTTGTGGGTAATGTGTTGTATTTAGGAGTGAATTTACCTGTTTATGAGGGAGGAGATAGTAATGGTGTGGATCGTGTGTTTTGGTTTGATTTGATTCGTGAAAAGTGGTGTGattatgattatgattatACTAATTTCCGTAGTAGCTATCCAGTTGTTGTGAGAAATATGAGTTCGTTTGGTTGGGATTGTAGTGGTGATGTTTTTGATGGGAAATTGTATATGCTTCAGACTGCTACAAAACCAGCTGTATTTTGTGTTTATGATCTGCGCAAGGTTGATTTTTGGTCCCGAGATGATAATTTATCTTTGGAGTTGGATGAATCTGTACATGATGCGGAATTAGACAACTTCAAGTTCTCTTGCAATTTGGGAGAAGGAAACGAGGGAAAGGAGGAGAAGGAGGCTATGCAGAAAGCCAAGGAGCAAGATGTGAATCCTGCATATAAGCATAGGATTGGCAGGTGTATTCCTCATCTTGTCACTGGTTTGGATAAGATCTTAACTAAATTACCTAGCGATGGCTTAACCTCTTGGCATCTGGTTCCTCTTGATGAAAAAGGCTGTGTGTTTCGCcttgtttgtttctttgtcTCGGAATTAAGTCAAAATCATTTTGTTCTTCTTTCCACGTTTGAGTTAGAGCAAACGCCGACCTCTCTCCATGCCCGAAAAGTGACCTATACGACCACCTCCATCAGTGATTGTTGGGGACTGCCTATCTTATGCTGGAAAAT ttacaaatga
- the LOC8280820 gene encoding uncharacterized protein LOC8280820 isoform X1, whose translation MRFKNLNFIRRIYGASKKRPNLNKNLQNDNQLLAPADRSLIEEGIFADCVMVSQTTKPSSSSTVMLFMGLDYLRVADVSNDSTNNVTCLAKLKRNSLPKFTGYVVLDSKLYVIGGDFIIDGGGLILDPQKNVPTYSREVWIYDLSNKDGVWERGPRLNGGKPKPLIVAVNGKIYVIAGTCGYHRPLDGLEILDPVFEVLDVQSGVWSKLSDPPFRYAYDYALFPEFLFHVVVGNVLYLGVNLPVYEGGDSNGVDRVFWFDLIREKWCDYDYDYTNFRSSYPVVVRNMSSFGWDCSGDVFDGKLYMLQTATKPAVFCVYDLRKVDFWSRDDNLSLELDESVHDAELDNFKFSCNLGEGNEGKEEKEAMQKAKEQDVNPAYKHRIGRCIPHLVTGLDKILTKLPSDGLTSWHLVPLDEKGCVFRLVCFFVSELSQNHFVLLSTFELEQTPTSLHARKVTYTTTSISDCWGLPILCWKMEHIQDNSTTVASTRQILNFSGRSCNHVLFLGIPR comes from the exons ATGAGAttcaaaaatttgaatttcataAGGCGGATCTATGGTGCCTCCAAGAAGAGGCCAAATCTAAACAAAAACCTACAAAATGATAATCAGTTATTAGCGCCGGCAGATAGGAGTCTGATAGAAGAAGGAATTTTTGCAGATTGTGTTATGGTATCACAGACAACAAAGCCCTCTTCCTCCTCAACTGTTATGCTGTTTATGGGGCTTGATTATTTACGTGTAGCTGATGTCTCTAACGACAGCACCAATAACGTAACCTGCTTAGCAAAATTAAAGCGTAATTCTCTCCCTAAATTCACAGGATATGTTGTTTTAGACTCTAAACTCTATGTTATCGGCGGCGACTTCATCATTGATGGTGGTGGACTTATACTTGATCCTCAAAAAAATGTTCCTACATATTCACGTGAAGTCTGGATCTATGATCTTAGCAACAAGGATGGGGTTTGGGAGAGGGGTCCACGTTTAAACGGAGGTAAGCCAAAACCTTTAATTGTAGCAGTGAATGGTAAGATTTATGTCATCGCTGGTACTTGTGGATATCATAGACCGTTGGATGGTTTAGAAATTCTAGACCCGGTATTTGAGGTACTTGATGTTCAATCTGGGGTTTGGTCAAAACTATCTGACCCGCCATTTCGTTATGCATACGATTATGCTCTGTTTCCTGAGTTTTTGTTTCATGTTGTTGTGGGTAATGTGTTGTATTTAGGAGTGAATTTACCTGTTTATGAGGGAGGAGATAGTAATGGTGTGGATCGTGTGTTTTGGTTTGATTTGATTCGTGAAAAGTGGTGTGattatgattatgattatACTAATTTCCGTAGTAGCTATCCAGTTGTTGTGAGAAATATGAGTTCGTTTGGTTGGGATTGTAGTGGTGATGTTTTTGATGGGAAATTGTATATGCTTCAGACTGCTACAAAACCAGCTGTATTTTGTGTTTATGATCTGCGCAAGGTTGATTTTTGGTCCCGAGATGATAATTTATCTTTGGAGTTGGATGAATCTGTACATGATGCGGAATTAGACAACTTCAAGTTCTCTTGCAATTTGGGAGAAGGAAACGAGGGAAAGGAGGAGAAGGAGGCTATGCAGAAAGCCAAGGAGCAAGATGTGAATCCTGCATATAAGCATAGGATTGGCAGGTGTATTCCTCATCTTGTCACTGGTTTGGATAAGATCTTAACTAAATTACCTAGCGATGGCTTAACCTCTTGGCATCTGGTTCCTCTTGATGAAAAAGGCTGTGTGTTTCGCcttgtttgtttctttgtcTCGGAATTAAGTCAAAATCATTTTGTTCTTCTTTCCACGTTTGAGTTAGAGCAAACGCCGACCTCTCTCCATGCCCGAAAAGTGACCTATACGACCACCTCCATCAGTGATTGTTGGGGACTGCCTATCTTATGCTGGAAAAT GGAACATATCCAAGATAACTCCACAACAGTTGCATCAACTAGACAAATACTCAACTTTAGTGGAAGGTCGTGCAACCATGTGCTGTTTCTTGGAATACCAAGATAA